AGCTCAAATTCTTCATCTTTTTCCTCTCCCTACTGACCACATCGATGGCCGACAATGTCCGGCAGGAGATCAAAACGGCCAAGCAGAGGGTCCAGAATTCACGATCCTTGGTTGACCAGCTGGATTTTCAGTCGCACTGGACCGAGGACGGCAAAGCTCTGATTGTCAAAACAACGGTTGGCAATCAAAAGCAGTACAAGGAGATCGATCTGGCATCAGGCCGGACGACCGTGCTTAAGGACAACGAAAAACTGCAAAAGCGCATGCAGGTCAGCGCCACACTGCTTTCCCCTGTAGCCATCAAACGCCAACGAGGTCACGGAGGCAAAGCCAGCACCGTGAGCATCGATAACCAAACCAAAGGTCCCATCGAATTGTTTTGGCTGAATCATCAACAACGCAAATCCTACGGCCGGATTGAGGCAGGCAAATCCTACCGCTCCGCCAGCTACCACGGCCACCGCTGGCTCGTCACTGACGGCCAGGGAAAGGAGCTCGCTGGTTTCTCGGTAGAAAAATCGTCCACCCACGCCGTGATTACAGGGCCCGTCAATGGCAGGACAGATGACAGCGCGGCAGCAGCAAACATCAACAAGCCGCTCTCACCAGACGGAAAATGGAAGGCTCTGATCGTGAACCATAACCTTCACATCATATCAACGCAGGACGGCCGCAGTATCTCTCTAACGAGCGATGGAACGGATCAAGCTTATTACCGGGGACCTTTCCTCTGGTCTCCCGACTCAAGCAAGTTGCTTGTTCACCATCAGCTGCGAACCAAGGTGCGCAAAATCCATTTTGTCGAAGCCTCTCCGAAAGGCCGGGTCCAACCCAAGCTGCACACCCTGAATTACAACAAGGCAGGAGACCCGATCGCCCCCCCAAAACCCAGACTGTTCGACATTCAAACGCAAAAACAAGTCCCACTGGATGATAAACTCTATAGCAATCCATGGAGTATTCGTGCTCTGCACTGGGCCGCCGATTCGTCAGCCTTTTTCTTTGCCTACAACCAACGCGGGCACCAAGTGATGCGGTTGGTCCGAATTGAAGCCGCAAACGGCAAAGCCAGAAACTTATTTGAGGACCGAAGTATAACCTTCATCGATTATAGCCAGAAGTTCCATCTCACCCACATACCCGCGAGTAAAGAAATCATCTGGGCCTCCGAACGAAGCGGACACAACCACCTTTACCTTCTCAATGAAGAAACCGGGGCGATCAAATCAACCATCACCAGCGGCGACTGGAATGTCTTCAAGGTTGTCAGTATCGACACGGAAAAGCGAAGCCTTCTGATCCAAACCATCGGCCTCAACCCGGCAAGCCCGTATTACAAAGATTTCATCCAGGTTGGTTTCGATGGCAGCGAATTCCGTCAGCTAAGCAAAGCTTCAGGCAATCATTCCATTGAGTTCTCGCCCGATCAATCCTACTTCATCGATAGCTGGTCGCGGGTGGATCACCCACCGGTGCGGGAACTCCGCAGGAGCCATGACGGCAGCCTCGTTACAGAACTCAGCCGCGCTGACGACTCACGATTGTCAGCTACCGGATGGAGTCGCCCCGAACGATTTGTTGCCAAGGGCCGCGATGGTAAAACCGACATTCATGGCGTCATCATCAAACCGTCCGATTTCGATCCCAAACTCAAGTACCCGGTAATCGAATGTATCTACGCCGGCCCGCATGGCTTCTTCACCCCTCAAGACTATCGCCTCAACTCCGTCATGAGAAACTATGCCGAACTTGGATTTGTGCTGGTTCAGATCGATGGCATGGGAACCAATTGGCGGAACAAGGCCTTCCATGATGTCTGTTGGAAAAACCTCTCCGATGCTGGCTTCCCGGATCGCAAACTCTGGATCCGCGAAGCGGCCAAATCCCGCCCGTGGATGGACCTCTCCCGGGTGGGTATCTTCGGTGGTAGTGCCGGCGGGCAAAGTACGGTTGCCGCCCTGCTCCATCACGGGGACTTCTATCATGCAGGCGTCGCCGATTGCGGATGCCACGATAACCGGATCGATAAAATCTGGTGGAACGAAGCGTGGATGGGCTGGCCGGTCGACAAAAGTTATGCCGAAAACTCCAATGTTACCCACGCAGACAAACTAAAAGGAAAGCTGCTGCTCATCTACGGCGAAGTCGATAGCAATGTGGATCCGGCATCCACCGCTCAACTGGCGGCAGCCCTGCAACGTGCCGGCAAGTTTTTCGAATACATGCCAATCATGGGGGCGAACCACGGCGCCGCGGAATCATCCTACGGCAATTACCGTCGGGCTGAATTTTTCATCCGGCAGCTCGAACCTGCCAAGCGTGGCATGCCGAACAAAAGCCAGAACTGATTCGAGCTCTCACAGGAGCATACATGGATCATTTACGGCTTTTCAGGCAGTT
This genomic stretch from Oceaniferula marina harbors:
- a CDS encoding DPP IV N-terminal domain-containing protein; translated protein: MQLKFFIFFLSLLTTSMADNVRQEIKTAKQRVQNSRSLVDQLDFQSHWTEDGKALIVKTTVGNQKQYKEIDLASGRTTVLKDNEKLQKRMQVSATLLSPVAIKRQRGHGGKASTVSIDNQTKGPIELFWLNHQQRKSYGRIEAGKSYRSASYHGHRWLVTDGQGKELAGFSVEKSSTHAVITGPVNGRTDDSAAAANINKPLSPDGKWKALIVNHNLHIISTQDGRSISLTSDGTDQAYYRGPFLWSPDSSKLLVHHQLRTKVRKIHFVEASPKGRVQPKLHTLNYNKAGDPIAPPKPRLFDIQTQKQVPLDDKLYSNPWSIRALHWAADSSAFFFAYNQRGHQVMRLVRIEAANGKARNLFEDRSITFIDYSQKFHLTHIPASKEIIWASERSGHNHLYLLNEETGAIKSTITSGDWNVFKVVSIDTEKRSLLIQTIGLNPASPYYKDFIQVGFDGSEFRQLSKASGNHSIEFSPDQSYFIDSWSRVDHPPVRELRRSHDGSLVTELSRADDSRLSATGWSRPERFVAKGRDGKTDIHGVIIKPSDFDPKLKYPVIECIYAGPHGFFTPQDYRLNSVMRNYAELGFVLVQIDGMGTNWRNKAFHDVCWKNLSDAGFPDRKLWIREAAKSRPWMDLSRVGIFGGSAGGQSTVAALLHHGDFYHAGVADCGCHDNRIDKIWWNEAWMGWPVDKSYAENSNVTHADKLKGKLLLIYGEVDSNVDPASTAQLAAALQRAGKFFEYMPIMGANHGAAESSYGNYRRAEFFIRQLEPAKRGMPNKSQN